The stretch of DNA GAGCGCCGTAGAGGAAGAGGCGCGCCGTGCAGGTGTCAACGGGTTCATCTCCAAACCGCTGTTCAAGTCCCGTCTGGTATATCTTTTCAATCAGATCATGGACGACGATCGCGGCAAGGAGCAGCCGGCGGAGGCCTCGCTTGCGGACATGAAGCTGGAGGGAAAGAGGATTCTCCTGGTCGAGGACAATGTGCTGAGCCGGGAAATCGCGGAAGATCTCATCGGTGAGACCGGCGTGACGGTTGAGAGCGCGAAAAACGGACGGGAGGCTCTGGAAAAGTTCGAAGCATCGGGGGAGAACTACTACGACATGATCCTGATGGATATCCAGATGCCGATCATGAACGGGTATGAGGCCACCAAAGCCATCAGAAAGCTGTCCCGTAAGGACGCTGTCGAAATTCCGATCATCGCCTTGACCGCGGATGCCTTTTCGGAGGATATTCAGCGCAGCAGGGCTGCCGGCATGAATGAGCACCTCACCAAGCCGCTGGAAATCGACCACCTGATGAAGTGCATAGAGACATGGCTGGGAGACGAAAAGGCTTAAAGGGGCGTGTCAGGGGTCGGGGGCAGATTCAAGCGGTGAGCGCACCTTGCGCCGCCTGGCCCAGCAGCTCGGCGTAGGCTTCCGCCGGAGTCCTCCACCCGAGCGTCTCGCGGGGCCGTCCGTTGAGCTGGTCCTGCATCTCCCTCACCTCTTCGTCGGTCACCTTCGAGAAGTCGGTCCCTTTCGGGAAGTAGTCGCGGACGAGGCCGTTGGTGTTCTCGTTGGTGCCCCGCTGCCAGGGGGAGTGCGGGTCGCAGAAGTACACCTTGACGCCCGTTTCCGCGGTGAAGCCCGCGTGGGACGCCATCTCCATGCCCCGGTCCCACGTGACGGTGCGCATGAGCGCGGACGGGACGCCGGCCGCCATGTCCGCCAGCTCCGAGGTCACGAGCTTGGAAGGATGCGCCTCCAGCCTCCTGACGAGGACGAGCCTCGTGGTGCGCTCCACGAGCGTGACCAGGCAGCTCTTCAGGTCCCCTCCGATCACGAGGTCGCCCTCCCAGTGCCCGGGCACGGCGCGGTCCGCGGCCTCTGCGGGCCGCAGGGATATCTCGCAGCCCTCCACCCAGCTCCCGCCCTCGCCGCGCCCGGCGGCGAGCCGGCTCCGGGGCAGGCGGGCCTTGCGGCCCGAGCGGAGGGCCTTCTCCAGCTTGAGCTCCTGGCGCAGCGCCCCCTTCCCCTGCACGTAGAGCGCCTGGTATATGGACTCGTGGCTCATCCTCATCTCCTCGTCGTCGGGGAAGTCGCGCTCGAGCCGCGCGGATATCTGGCGCGGCGACCAGCGCAGGAGCAGCTTCGAGAGGACGTAGGAGCGCAGGCGCCGGTCGGCGTCGACCTTGCGCGGCTTGGGCCGCGCGGCCGCGGCCTCGGCGTCCGCCTGCGCCTCGTAGGGGTCGTAGGACCCGTCGGGCCCGCGGTGCCGGGAGACCTCCCTGCTCACCGTCGGCCGGGAGAACCCGATGCCCTCGGCGATCTCCGCGTGCGTCCTGCCGGCCGAGAGCCCGACCGAGATCGCGAGCCTCTGGTCCAGCCCGAGCCTGAAGGGCCTGCCCGAGGGCCCCTTCCCGGAGCGCCTTCCCGCCATCGTCGCACCTCCCATGCGGCCGTGGAGGAAGCGGACGCCGCGGTCGCGGCACCAGCACCGGATGGTCTCGCGGCTGACGCCGGTCGCCGCTTCCGCCCCGCGCAGGGTCGCTCCGCCCTTCACCATCGCGACCGCCTCGTATCTGGTCTTGCTGTCGTATCTCATTCTAGGTCATCTCCCATCGGTCGATGGTGCGATGACCGCTTGAATCCGCCGGGTGCTTTGACACGCCCGTTCCGACACGCCCTCGGAATATGTCAGGGGTCGGGTGCTTTGACACGCCTTCGGAGAAGGTGGAGGCGTCGGTCTCCCGCGTCGACGCATGTTGTGTGACACGGTGAGCTCAGGAAGCTGAAGGCCGAGCGAGCGCGCTGACGTGCGCAAACGAGGCCTGAAACCTCCGGGCATCCGTCCTGCGGATCTCGCTTCCTAGAACTTCTCTGCGAGCGCGGCGGCCTGGCTGCAGCCGTCGGTCTTGTCGACGTCGCCCTCGTGCAGCACGCCCGGAACCAGCACCTTGCCGACGATGTTCCACTTCAGCAGCGCGGCGATGCGGTCGAAGGGCAGGCTGAGGCCGTCCATCACGGCCGGGTCCTTCTCTTCGCAGCAGGCGATGAGCGCGACGTCCTTGCCGCCGATCGGCTTCTGGCCGATGGCGAAGGAGTAGCATTTGTCGATGGCGTTCTTGATCTGCCCCGGGAAGGAATACCAGTAGGTCGGGGCGGCGAACACGATGGCGCCGGCTTCCAGGAAATCGGGGGCGACCGTGTTGAAGTCGTCGTCGTAGGTGCAGGGCTTCCCGCTCTTGTAGCAGGTCTCGCAGGCGTGGCACCCGCCTATGTTCGAAAGCGCGGCGTTGAACTCGACGACCGTGTTGCCCTTCGCCTCGCTCGCCTCCGCGAACGCCTTGACCATGCGCGCGGTGTTGCCGTTCTTGCGCGGGCTTCCGTTGACGACGAGGATCTTCTTTCCCATGGTTTCTCCTTCACAGTGGGGGATGTTCGATATATCGTATGAAACCATGATTGTTTCTCTGATCAAGTACGCACTTTTAGGAAAGGTACTATCTTGAAAGAAAGCGAAGGAGCTGGGGAAACGCTGTCCTGCATCGGAGAGGCGCGCTTCGAAGAGACGGGGTACAGCTACACGCTGTCGCTCATTTCCGGCAAGCACAAGATGGTGATCCTCTACTGCCTCATGGAGTATCAGCCGGTGCGCTTCAACGAAATGAAGCGCTACCTTGGAAGGATCTCGGACAAGACGCTCTCGCAGAACCTCAAGGAGCTTGAAGCCGACGACCTTGTCCATCGCGAAGCGTATCCGCAGATACCGCCGAAAGTCGAGTACTCCTTGACCGAGCGCGGGGAGTCGCTGATGAAGGTGCTGGACCAGCTCTGCGTGTGGGGAACCGAGAACCGCATTTCCTAGGGACATGCGGATCATTCCTTCCTGGTCTCCTTGGTCGAATACCTGTCAGCGACGACTAAGTTAGCCGATTCGGGGTGGTCGGCATGCTTGTCGGCGAAGTGTCGGTTTTTATCCTAGCGAATACGCTCGGCAATCGCAGGCAACGCGCACGTGAGCTTCCGCAGGATCGAGCAACAGAGTTCGGCCAAGGGCCAGGTCCAGCTCTTGAGCTCGGAAGAGGCCGTGGAGTCCGGCTACCACTCGCCTGCGCTCAAGGACCAGGGCGTTCGCATCTACTACGTGAAGCCGGAATGGCACGGCATGGGCATCTGCGACGTCAAGACGCCGGACGGCAACCTCGTCAAGGCCTACGACAAGGAGCGGACCGTCTGCGACATGATCCGCAGAAAAGCGAGCCTTGACGTCGCCGAGTTCAACTACGCACTGAAGTCCTACGTCTCGTCAAGGGACAAGAACCTCGCGCGCCTGTCAGAGTACGCGCAGGCGATGAACATGGAATCGCGTGTCTGGGACGTCATGGGGGTGCTCCTATGATCGACAATCCGAGACGGGTCAAAGACCTCATCAAGAACCTCGCCAAGGGCGACAGCGGAAAAGCGCAACTCTTGCAGCGCCGCTATGCCATGGAGCGCTTCCTTGAGCGCATGGCGGAATCGGAATACAGGCAGAACCTCGTCCTCAAAGGCGGCATGCTCGTGACCTCCATGCTCGACGGGAGACGCGCTTGCGCCTTCGGCCGTCAACTACGCCTACCGCTTGATGCTTGAAGATCGCGACATTGACATCCTCGCGTACAACGTGGAGACCGTGCTTGCCGAGAAGATCGAGACCATGCTCGTTCGCTCCACGCTCAACACGCGCACGAGGGACTTCTACGACATGTTGGCGCTGGCTAACATGGGAGCCGACATCGACTACGCCATCTTGGCGGAAGCTGTCGCGGCGACTGCGAAGACGAGAGGCCATGACGTCGCGCTCGCGGACTCCAACGGTTTTCCGCACAACGCCCCGAAACACAACAGTATCGCAGGTCAGAAGTGGTGTGTCCGAGAAATCGGCGCACCACTTTTCCGCATAAGAAAACGCTCCTGTCGCCTTCCTCGGAAAGCGTCGTGGCGACAACGTCTTGCCAACGTTCGTGTACCGACGCTGCGCCGGTGCGATCGCACCCACAACTTTCTTTTTAGAATACGGGAAAACGCCGAACGAAAGGCAGTCCCATGACGGCAAACACGAACCTCGACGCCTTCGCAAAGGGTACGGAACGTCTCGTCGACCCGACGACCGTCGGCTCGATACATTTCCTACAGCAGTTTTTCGACGTCGTCCCGAAGGGGATCCAACGTGCGATCATGATGCGCTCCACCAAAAAGGCCCCGCATATGGGGTTCATCGTCGAGCCGTATGCGTTTTTCCTTGCCTACGAGATCGCGGATACGACCGCCGCGGCCGAGCTGCTTCCGTCTGGGTTCAGGCTGGCGAAGTGCAGCGTGTTTGCGGACGACGAGCCTGCCTTCTACGCGATCATGAGCTTCTTCCGCGTGCACACGAGCGCGTTCTGGGGGAGTCGTGCCGAACTGTACGTGATGGCCGAAGACGAATCGACCGGCCTCATGAGCTGGGTCATCGTCGATTACCTGAGCGACACCATAAGCTACGACCGCGCCTTTGGACTGCGCGGGCCGTCCGCCAGCCGCGCTGTCGTGACGACAACCAGCGACGGGCGCGTGCTGGTCGACATGGCGTCCGACGACGGCGCGTCGAGCGCCGACTTCTCTGCCGCGCTCAACGGCTCCAAGATGCGCGAGCTCGATGAGCGCATGTGGATCGAGGGGAACCTGTCGGTCGCCTACGGCAGGACGCTGTCGCACGACCGGGCCGATACCTTCTCGCTGACGTTCTTCCCCGAGGAAATGGGAAGCGCCCTCGACGTGCCGCTCGAGGGCTTCGAGCCGAAGGGCATCTCCTGGTACTCGCACATGCTTGCGCCGGCTCCCGCGAAGCTGGCCTGCTTTCCGTACGCCCAGCATTTGCTCTCTGACAGCCCCGGCGCTGCAAGCGGCCATGCAAGTGCGGCGGATCTGGTGCGTGCGGCCGAAGCGGCGGACTTCGACGCTATGAAGACCTTTGAGGCAGGCTCCGCCAAAAAGCTGATGGCGGTCTCTGCGGTTGCAGCCTTCAGCATCGCAGCCGCCGCTTGGATGATCGGCCGGCGCTTTCGGGCGTAACGCTGAAAAAGCGCCCGCCGTTTGCGCCTGACGTTCTCATGCGTACCGCTTTCCTTAAGGATAGTACCTATCTTGAACGTGCGTACTCGCATGGACTGATCGCACCAGTACGATGCATCGCAGCACTTGCGGGCCTGTCGAATGAGCGAAAAAAGCGTTCGCGCGAAGGCGTTCGTTTCGCTTCCCCTATAATTGTTCACGTGATCAAAAAG from Xiamenia xianingshaonis encodes:
- a CDS encoding IS30 family transposase; amino-acid sequence: MRYDSKTRYEAVAMVKGGATLRGAEAATGVSRETIRCWCRDRGVRFLHGRMGGATMAGRRSGKGPSGRPFRLGLDQRLAISVGLSAGRTHAEIAEGIGFSRPTVSREVSRHRGPDGSYDPYEAQADAEAAAARPKPRKVDADRRLRSYVLSKLLLRWSPRQISARLERDFPDDEEMRMSHESIYQALYVQGKGALRQELKLEKALRSGRKARLPRSRLAAGRGEGGSWVEGCEISLRPAEAADRAVPGHWEGDLVIGGDLKSCLVTLVERTTRLVLVRRLEAHPSKLVTSELADMAAGVPSALMRTVTWDRGMEMASHAGFTAETGVKVYFCDPHSPWQRGTNENTNGLVRDYFPKGTDFSKVTDEEVREMQDQLNGRPRETLGWRTPAEAYAELLGQAAQGALTA
- a CDS encoding flavodoxin family protein, giving the protein MGKKILVVNGSPRKNGNTARMVKAFAEASEAKGNTVVEFNAALSNIGGCHACETCYKSGKPCTYDDDFNTVAPDFLEAGAIVFAAPTYWYSFPGQIKNAIDKCYSFAIGQKPIGGKDVALIACCEEKDPAVMDGLSLPFDRIAALLKWNIVGKVLVPGVLHEGDVDKTDGCSQAAALAEKF
- a CDS encoding winged helix-turn-helix transcriptional regulator → MKESEGAGETLSCIGEARFEETGYSYTLSLISGKHKMVILYCLMEYQPVRFNEMKRYLGRISDKTLSQNLKELEADDLVHREAYPQIPPKVEYSLTERGESLMKVLDQLCVWGTENRIS
- a CDS encoding type IV toxin-antitoxin system AbiEi family antitoxin domain-containing protein, yielding MSFRRIEQQSSAKGQVQLLSSEEAVESGYHSPALKDQGVRIYYVKPEWHGMGICDVKTPDGNLVKAYDKERTVCDMIRRKASLDVAEFNYALKSYVSSRDKNLARLSEYAQAMNMESRVWDVMGVLL
- a CDS encoding nucleotidyl transferase AbiEii/AbiGii toxin family protein; amino-acid sequence: MLEDRDIDILAYNVETVLAEKIETMLVRSTLNTRTRDFYDMLALANMGADIDYAILAEAVAATAKTRGHDVALADSNGFPHNAPKHNSIAGQKWCVREIGAPLFRIRKRSCRLPRKASWRQRLANVRVPTLRRCDRTHNFLFRIRENAERKAVP